The Microterricola viridarii nucleotide sequence GCTACTCGACCAACGGTGTCGGCGGCGTTGGCTTCGGTCGCAAGCCCCTCGAGCCAACGGGCAACGGCGCTACGCGGAGGGGGCGTGCACCTTCTGCTGGGCAGCGAGGAGCCCGTCGGTGATCACGAGCTCGACGGCATCCGCCGCATCGGAGAGCAGATTCGGCAGCACGGAGCGCTCGGTGGACGAGAAGCCCTGCAGCACGAAGTCGGCCGGGTCCTGCCGGCCGGGAGGGCGCCCGACGCCGACGCGCACGCGCACATACTCGGGCGAGTTGGCGGCCTTGGCGATGTCGCGCAGGCCGTTGTGGCCGCCGTGCCCGCCGCCGATCTTCAGCTTGATCGTGTCGAACGGGATGTCGAGCTCGTCGTGCACGACGATGAGGCGCTCCAGCGGCAGCGAGTAGAACTTGAGCAGCGCGGCGACCGGGCCGCCCGAGGTGTTCATGTAGCTGTTCGACTTCGCCAGCACGAGCTTGGGCCCGCCGGGACGCAGGAATCCCTCGGCCACCTGGGCGGGAGTCTTGTGTTTCTTAAAGGTGGCACCGATGCGCGAGGCGAGCTCGTCGACGACCATCTGGCCCACATTGTGGCGGTGGTTGGCGTAGCCGGGCCCGGGGTTGCCGAGCCCGACCACCAACCAAGTGTTGCCGGGCACAGAATTCACAGAGTGCTCCTTCTGCGCCCGGCGAAACAGGGTGAAAATGATTACTCGGCTGCCTCGGTGCCCTCGGCCTTGGCGGCGGCGAGAGCGTAGATGCTGAGGACCAGAGCGTTGGGCTCCTCGACCAGGGTCGAGCCGGCGGGCAGCGTGACGTCCTTGGCCAGGATCTGAGCACCCTCGGTGAGGCCGTCGACGTTCACGACAACGCTGGTCGGGATCGCGGTGGCGAGGGCCTCGAGGCGGAGGGTGTGCAGGTCCTGGTCGACCTGGTTGCCCGAGAAGGGCTCGCCCTCGACGTGCACGGGGATCTCGACCTCGACCTTTTCGCCCTTCTTGATGACGAGGAGGTCGATGTGCTCGATGATCTGGCGGACCGGGTCCTTCTGAACGTCCTTGACCAGGACGAGCTCGCTCTTGCCGGCGATGTCGAGGTCGAGCAGCGCGTTGGTCTTGCGCAGGATCAGGCCGATCTGGTGGGCGGGCAGGGTGACGTGCTGCGGCTCGGTGCCGTGGCCGTAGATGACGGCGGGGATCTTGCCCACGGCGCGGATCTTGCGGGCAGCGCCCTTGCCGAAGGACTCGCGGACCTCTGCTACAACCTTGTCAACGTCGCTCATGATGATTCTCCTTGTGGGCAAAGCCCATTGTGGGCGCTGGGCCCAGATCGATGTCCGTCCAGACCGGGGGCCTGGATCGTCAACTCGAACGCATGTCAGCGTGAGGACAAGCCGCGAAGCCCCTCCACCGCGTCGATAACGGATGCCAGATTCGCCGGTGTCGGCTGGTCTGCGGCATCCCTCGCCGAAGTTCAGTCGCCAAGCTTAGCAGGCCCCGCCTGAGTGCGCCGCGACAGCCCTACCAGTCGTGGACGGTGCCGTCCGCGAGGCGGTTGTAGGGCAGGTAGGCCTGCTCGTACGGGTACTTCCCCGCCTCGTCGACGTTGAGCTTGACGCCGATGCCGGGCTCCTCCCCCGGGTGCAGCAGGCCGTTCGACCAGGTGAACGACTGCTCGAACACGCTGTTGGTCCGGGCGCCGTGCTGCATGTACTCCTGGATGCCGAAGTTGTGGATGGCCAGCCCGAGGTGCATGGCCGCCGCCATGCCGACCGGCGAGATGTCGGTCGGCCCGTGCATGCCCGACTTGATCTGGTACTGCGCCGCATAGTCCAGCACCCGGCGCAGGTGCGTGATGCCGCCCGTGTGTGTGACGGCGCTCCGCACGTAGTCGATCAGCTGTTCCCGGATGATCTGCTGGTAGTCCCA carries:
- the pth gene encoding aminoacyl-tRNA hydrolase encodes the protein MPGNTWLVVGLGNPGPGYANHRHNVGQMVVDELASRIGATFKKHKTPAQVAEGFLRPGGPKLVLAKSNSYMNTSGGPVAALLKFYSLPLERLIVVHDELDIPFDTIKLKIGGGHGGHNGLRDIAKAANSPEYVRVRVGVGRPPGRQDPADFVLQGFSSTERSVLPNLLSDAADAVELVITDGLLAAQQKVHAPSA
- a CDS encoding 50S ribosomal protein L25/general stress protein Ctc — its product is MSDVDKVVAEVRESFGKGAARKIRAVGKIPAVIYGHGTEPQHVTLPAHQIGLILRKTNALLDLDIAGKSELVLVKDVQKDPVRQIIEHIDLLVIKKGEKVEVEIPVHVEGEPFSGNQVDQDLHTLRLEALATAIPTSVVVNVDGLTEGAQILAKDVTLPAGSTLVEEPNALVLSIYALAAAKAEGTEAAE